The Oceaniferula marina region CCCCGGCAAACCCCTATTACGATGCCGATGGATTTGCCGCCGTCGCCGGCAACGCCCAAATCATTCACCTCGGATGCCGCAAGCATGCCACGGCCAATGCCGCTGACTGGCACGTGCCGGCTGCCCATTACCTCGAAAGCTGGGGTGACTCCCGCACCGCACTTGGTGCGTATACCGTGGTGCAACCTTTGATTCTGCCCCTTTACGGTGGCGTTTCCGAGCTGGATCTCCTTGATGCCTTGTTGACCGGCAGCTTGTTCAACTCCGACAAGGATGGCGAAACGGCCTCACCAGCATACGCTGCCGTGCGTAAGACCTTTGCCTCGCTCGCCGATGATTCGGATACCAGCTGGATGAAACTCCTGCGCGATGGATTCTGGAAGGAGTCGACGTATGCGGCAGCGGCACCCGTGGCTGTGGCTCCTGTTTCGGTAACGGTTCCAGCCGCACCGGCGGTGGGCTCCTACGAAGTGATTTTCTCGACCGACGGATCGATTTACGACGGACGTTATATCAACAACGCCTGGCTGCAGGAAGCACCGGACCCGATCAGCAAACTGACTTGGGACAACGTCGCCATGGTTTCGCCCCAGACCGCCAAGGATATGGGCTTGTATGAGAAGATTCTCAGGCTTGAACCGGACGGTAAGATTTACGGAGTGATCCCGGTGAAGAAAAATGCCGGCGTCGGTCCTGATGGTGAGGCGGAAAACCACACCAACCCGATGGTTAAACTGACGGTGAATGGACGCGAGCTCGACCTGCCGATCATGATTGGTTTTGGCCATGCGGATAACGTGATTTCGGTTTCTCTTGGATACGGACAAGGGTTTGACCAACACGATGAACTGGAACGAGGGCCTGAAAATGAGGCCGACGTCTCTCTGGTGAGTGTGAACCGTGGCTTCAATGCCTACACCTTGCGCAGTGCGGAAACGCCCTACTTGGTTGCCGGTGGCACGATCCAGGACCTGGACAAACGCTATCACACGGCGATGACCCAGGAGCACCATGCGATGTATGGGCGGGCGCTTGCACGTGAGATCTCCACGGTTCCCACCGAAGGGGGCCACGGTCAGGGAGCGAAAGACTTTGATGCCCAGCTGAAAAATGTGCGCAAGCAGGGGATGGATTCCCACGCTCCGGAAAATATTTCTCTCTACAAACCCAAGGGGTCGACGACCTGGCACGATGAGGCCAAGGCGAACAAGCACCTCTTCGATGAGCGCCAGCAGTGGGCGATGACCATCGACCTGAGCAACTGCATCGGATGTAACGCCTGTCTGGTGGCTTGCCAGGCAGAAAACAACATCCCGGTCGTAGGTAAAGAACAGGTGGCCAAAGGCCGCGAGATGCACTGGATCCGGATGGACCGCTATTTTGCAGCAACGCCGGTAATCGGTGAAGATGGGCACCTCAAGAAGGATGATCACGGACATCTGGTGGTGGACGAATCCAACCCCGAGATGATTCCCCAGCCGGTTGCCTGTGTGCAGTGCGAGTCCGCTCCCTGTGAAACCGTCTGCCCGGTGAACGCCACGGTGCACTCCGAGGACGGCCTGAATACCATGGCTTACAACCGTTGTATCGGAACCCGCTACTGCGCCAACAACTGCCCATACAAGGCGCGTCGATTCAATTTCTTTGATTACAACAAGCGCAACCCGCTGATCCACAAGAACCTTTACAAGGGACCCGCCGGTAAGAAGGCCGTGGGCGAAGCCCCGCACCTGCAGCGTAACCCGAACGTTTCCGTCCGGATGCGTGGTGTGATGGAGAAATGCACCTACTGTGTGCAGCGGATCCAGGCTGCCAAGGGTAAGGTGAAATCCAACCTCAAGAAGAAGGCAATTGCCGCCGGTATACCATCCGAACAGGTCACGATCGAGGACAAGGAGCTCCGGATTAAAACCGACTCCGTCACGGTGGCGTGTCAGGACGCCTGTCCTGCCAATGCAATCACCTTCGGAAACTTGCTCGACCCCAAGGCGAAAATCAGCCGGATCAAGAACAAGGACAACAGCATCAAGATCGACCGAGCTTACGACCTCTTGCACTACATCGGAACCCTGCCCCGGACATCTTATCTTGCCCGGGTGAAGAATCCGAACCCGAAGATGCCCGACGGTAAGACGGTTGGTCGTGCCACGGTCAACATGCACTAGGGAGGCAATCACGAATTATACGAAACCATTCACCAACCACGGAAGACACTGAAGACACGGAACAGGAATTCGATTCAGCTCATTCTGTAACCAACTAACCAATCATGTCGCACGAAACGACTATCCAAAAAGACCCGAACAAGCCGGTGATCCCGGTGATGGAGCGTGAACAGCTCGTTCTCAATAACCGCTCCTACAACTGGATCACGGAGCGTATCTGTGGCATTCTGGAAAACAAGCAGCCTGCCATCTGGTGGATGCTGTTTATCCCGAGTGTGCTGATTGCCATCATCGGTGTTGGTGGCGGGCTGTTTTACCTGGTATCCACCGGTGTGGGTGTCTGGGGTAACAACAACCGCGCGATGTGGGGCTGGCCGATTGTGAACTTTGTGTTCTGGATTGGTATCGGTCACGCCGGAACCTTGATTTCCGCGATTCTTTTCCTGACGCGCCAGAATTGGCGGACCTCGATTAACCGAGCGGCCGAGGCGATGACGATTTTTGCGGTTTGTTGCGCGGGTATTTACCCGATGTTCCACGTTGGTCGTCTTTGGATGGTGTGGTTCCTCGCCCCGATTCCGAATGCCAATGCGATCTGGCAGAACTTTAAATCGCCCCTGCTCTGGGACGTGTTTGCGGTTTCAACCTATTTTACCATCTCCCTGATCTTCTGGTACCTCGGCATGGTGCCCGACCTGGCCACCATCCGTGACCGTGCCAAACCAGGCCTGCGCAAACTGCTTTACGGGATTTTCTCCCTCGGCTGGCGCGGTGGTAACCGCCAGTGGAGTCACTATGAAGTGGCTTACCTTCTGCTCGCTGCCCTTTCCACCCCGCTTGTGCTTTCGGTGCACTCG contains the following coding sequences:
- a CDS encoding TAT-variant-translocated molybdopterin oxidoreductase encodes the protein MSNRKTTPPADTPVNESGTKIWRSLGELEQTPRFQNALEREFVEGSSHMETEEEREISRRSFVKLMGASSALAGFGLAACRRPEKLIVPFAESPEWSIPGKPVYYASSMPRANGAVPIVVTTHENRPTKIEPNKRFDSLTGTDSFTQASVLDMYDPARSREFLQQGEKSSRDAFVKALAAIKPDAKIGFVFGEDESPTRSRLAKELQAKFAGAKFYSYEPLTGEARKQANVDAFGSGADVVADYSDAKVVLSLDSDFLELDQQGPVSGFYKNRFVEGAGYDKAPNKDDLNRLYVVEGGFSLTGGMADHRLRIAPSQVLGIAAEIAKHLGVSVSVTGSKLDAHQQKWALECANDLKANKGKSVVLAGSRQSKELQQVVIAINTALENYGKTLKPVVTERAGYGDISGLIKDLGAKQLDTVFLLTPANPYYDADGFAAVAGNAQIIHLGCRKHATANAADWHVPAAHYLESWGDSRTALGAYTVVQPLILPLYGGVSELDLLDALLTGSLFNSDKDGETASPAYAAVRKTFASLADDSDTSWMKLLRDGFWKESTYAAAAPVAVAPVSVTVPAAPAVGSYEVIFSTDGSIYDGRYINNAWLQEAPDPISKLTWDNVAMVSPQTAKDMGLYEKILRLEPDGKIYGVIPVKKNAGVGPDGEAENHTNPMVKLTVNGRELDLPIMIGFGHADNVISVSLGYGQGFDQHDELERGPENEADVSLVSVNRGFNAYTLRSAETPYLVAGGTIQDLDKRYHTAMTQEHHAMYGRALAREISTVPTEGGHGQGAKDFDAQLKNVRKQGMDSHAPENISLYKPKGSTTWHDEAKANKHLFDERQQWAMTIDLSNCIGCNACLVACQAENNIPVVGKEQVAKGREMHWIRMDRYFAATPVIGEDGHLKKDDHGHLVVDESNPEMIPQPVACVQCESAPCETVCPVNATVHSEDGLNTMAYNRCIGTRYCANNCPYKARRFNFFDYNKRNPLIHKNLYKGPAGKKAVGEAPHLQRNPNVSVRMRGVMEKCTYCVQRIQAAKGKVKSNLKKKAIAAGIPSEQVTIEDKELRIKTDSVTVACQDACPANAITFGNLLDPKAKISRIKNKDNSIKIDRAYDLLHYIGTLPRTSYLARVKNPNPKMPDGKTVGRATVNMH
- the nrfD gene encoding NrfD/PsrC family molybdoenzyme membrane anchor subunit, coding for MSHETTIQKDPNKPVIPVMEREQLVLNNRSYNWITERICGILENKQPAIWWMLFIPSVLIAIIGVGGGLFYLVSTGVGVWGNNNRAMWGWPIVNFVFWIGIGHAGTLISAILFLTRQNWRTSINRAAEAMTIFAVCCAGIYPMFHVGRLWMVWFLAPIPNANAIWQNFKSPLLWDVFAVSTYFTISLIFWYLGMVPDLATIRDRAKPGLRKLLYGIFSLGWRGGNRQWSHYEVAYLLLAALSTPLVLSVHSIVSFDFATSVVPGWHTTIFPPYFVAGAVFGGFAMVLTIMIPARYIYGLHDMITMKHIENMSKIILLTGTIVGYAYLMELFVAFYSGAKYEGAAFYFRLAGPYWWSYIAMMGCNVIAPQLFWFKFCRENLWVVMGVCMAVNAGMWFERFVIIVTTLPRMWLPGDWKYYNPSWVDIMTYVGTIGMFLTLFLLFLKFLPCINIAEVKWTLPKSDPHFDDKEAIDDQGTEAVAPYQHELQN